GTGCTCATGCTCGGCTCGTTCATTGAATCCGGCCAGATTCTAAGTGCGGTTCTGGTTTTCCGGCTCTTCTATTTCATCGTGCCGTTGTTGATTGCGGCGACCGTACTGGGTATCCATGAAGTACGCCAGCGGCGAAAGGCAAACCGAGCCGGACGATCATCCTGAGGCGAAGTCCGACTAGCGCTGTAGCCGCTCGTACTCGGAAATCCGGCTGTTGTCCATGGTGGTCAGAATGTTGTACGCGGCCAGCCTTCGTTCGGTATCGGCATCCATAAAGACGGCGCGGAACTCCCGGTGTTTGGCGGAGAAAAGCAGGTCCAGCAGGTAGGTGGAGCTGGTTCTGCGCTGCGCCTGGTGAATCAGGTCAAACGCTTCAAGAATATTGTCACGGGATTCATCCGGACTTTGGGTGAACAGATCCAGACCATGGCGGTGGTACCGGTACTGAGCAAGCCGGAAATCCTCGAAATTGGGATTCAGCAACTGGCTGATGATACCGTGACGGCTTCTTCGGGAACCGGCGGTAGCCCAGCCACTTCCCGACGACTGACCCATGTCCGCAATCCGCTGGGCCGAGCGAAAGTACTCTTCGCCCCCCTTCTCGGAAAACGTATCGTAATCAAGGCCCAGAATGAGATAGGCGTAAAAATCCAGCACCGAGGCAATTTCATTGTACTGATAGGGATCGAACCGCAAACTGTGATTCGGCCCAAGCTCGAAGGTCCAGCTGTTATCGTTGATCACAAGCAGCGGTGTAACCTGCATGGTGTTGTAGATTGGCCGTTCCGACGAGACAATCATGGTTGCGTTGAAGGTCCGATTATCCACGGAATTGATCACAATCTGCAGGGACATCTGAATCCGTTCTACCTCCTGAAAGCGTTCATCGGTCCAATTGTTGGTCTCCAGATACTCCTTGACCATAGGACCGAAATCACTCAGGTATTCGTAGTCGGTGGTGCTGATCTGACTGGTATTCACATTCACGGTAACATCAAATACCTGATTGGCCACCGCGCTGATCGGTGTCATAAGAATGATCAATACTATTAGTTTTCCCGCCTTGTGTATCATCTGCCGTCAGTTTGTGATCCAGCCTGTAAGAGATCTTCTTCCCGGTGCTTTCTGTGATAACAGGTATTGCCATCAGCCGCCTGTTTCGGGGCTGCCACAGGTATCCGGATTGTTGCAGTTTCTGCAGCAGTCAGCTGCTCATAGTATCCGCTGTACCCGGTACTGTTATGCCGTGCCTGTGAGTACAAAATACCGAATGGAAGCAATTTTTCATATACGAGAGATAACGTGTGAAAGAGAGAAAACGCATTTACCGTTTTATATGGTATGCATTGATTTCGGGTCCTGCCATGGCAGCTGCCCTGCTCATTGCAAACCAGGCTGCATCGGCTCAATGGACCATGGGAGCCCGGGGTACCGCCATGGGGCAGGCGCATACCGCGTTGCCATCCGACCCCTGGTCCGTATTCCACAACCCGGCTATGATCGATGACGACAACCGGTATTTCGCGCTGTTTGCCATTCGCAATTTCGGCATGAAGGAGCTTGAGGATCATGCCGCCGTTTTTTCCATGCCCGTGCTGTTCAACCGGGAGTCTGCCGGAGCCGCCGTATCGGGAGGTATCCACAGCTATGGATTCCGGTTGTTTCGAGAAACCCGGCTCCTGGCGGGCAGTTCATTTCGACTGCATTCTGTCAGGGTCGGATTGACTGCGACGTACGTACATACGAGCATTCGCAACTATGGATCCGGGGGATCACTCGTTGTCAATGCAGGCATCGCCTCAACCATCGCAGGAAATCTCACCATCGGATTCCGCTGGCTTAACCTGTTTCACGACGGATTGCCATTTTGGTCGCGGGATCCTCCGGAAGTGCCGCATCATCCGGCAGAAATGGCGGCCGGACTGACCTGGCGCATCGTCCCTTCTCTTTTGGCCAGTTTTGATCTGGTTAATGATGTAATGCACCCGATTACCCTGCGGTCGGGTTTTGAAGCGGAGGTCCTTCAAGGGTTTTTCCTGCGAGGCGGCTGGACGACCCGGCCCTTCACATGGTCTGCAGGTGCCGGTTTCAGGGTCTCTTCCATTAAATCATCCCTTGCTGTACGCCATCATGAGGTTCTGGGACTGAGTCCGGGCCTGGGTTGTACCATTTTCTTTTAATGGCGGGATTCTTATCAACGGTTACCGGGATTGGTTATGAGACATCACCCTTCTCTTATTCTGCGGCCAGAATCGGGATATTCAGGGCCTTGTTGTCGCCGGAATGGTGCGGCTGCAGAGCCGTGCTCCTGTGCAGTTGCCCTGCGCAGGAAAGTCCGGCGGACTGGATCCGGAGCACCTCCAGAAAGCCGAAATGCGAACTGCTTACGGGCTTTCTCTGCTCGAATGCCGGCTGCCCGGACTCGTGCCCGAACCGAACCGACCCTCATCCGGCATTCAGAACCCCTTGTCCGGTGTGTCAAAAACCATGGACGGATTGCCGGGGTTGTTCTTATTCTGCTTGTGCTGCATTCCGTGACAATCCGTGCACAGGAGGTCCAACTGTCAGGACCCGGAATGTATATGGACCTGCTGGCCCACGAAATTAACCCGGAGGATTTTGAAGATGAAGAGGCGTTTGATGCGTACCTGATGGAATTGGCCGAACGTTTTCCGGCGGATCTGAACACAGCCCCTTCCGAAACCTTTTATCTGATTCCGGGTATCCGCCATCAAACCGTTCGTGCGATTCTGGCTCATCGCCGGCAGACTCCGTTTCAGTCGGTTGATGATCTGCGGAATGTCTCCGGTATGGATCCCGGAGACCTGGAGGCTCTGCTCCCCTGGGTTGCGGTTGAGTCGTATTCCAGTGGACGTCGATTGGTAAGTGAGATAGCGGTCGAGCAATTATTTCGCTATCAGCGAACCATTCCCCGGGCGCAAGGGTATCGAGCCACAAGCGGTAATTCGGCTCCTTATCCGGGATCACCCGGAAGGCTGTATCACCGTCAATCTGTACGCGGAGAACGGGTGTCGGCCAACCTCACTCAGGCGAAACTGCCCGGAGAGCAGCTTTCGAGCCGTTTTGGTCCAGATTTCACATCGGGCCACCTTCAGGTATCCGACATCGGACCAATGAACCGCTTGGTGATCGGAGATTACTCCCTGCGATTTGGGCAGGGGCTGGCTCTCTGGAGCACCGCATCCTTTGGGAAATCCGGTACTGCGCACAGCGCGCCCCGCAGAAGAACTTTTGGCATCACTCCCTATCGCTCATCCGGCCAAATCAGGTTCTTCAGGGGAGTTGCCATGGAAACAGATATTATAAATCCCGCCTTCAAATGGCTCACTGATGGCCGTATTACTGTCACTCTATTCCATTCCGAGCGCAGACGGTCGGCTGTTCAAACGGTCGGTGACACCATTCGCCCACCCTCATCATCCCCCTACCACCGCACTTACAGTCAGCGATCACGCCGGCATAATACGAAAGAGTTTGTCACCGGCGGAAATATCCGGTTTGAGACAGATTACGTTCGAGCGGGAATCACCAGATACACATACCGGCTGAACAGGCCTGTGACTCCCCTTCCCGGGTCTCACATCATGCGTGGCCAGGATCACGGAGTCAACGCGGCAGACTTTTCTGCCGAAATGGGTCCCTTGCAGGTATTCGGGGAGTTCGCACTTCGGGATGCAAATGCAGACAATACCCGATGGAGCCAAAGAAGCGCCTGGACTGCCGGGATCTCCGGATCTTTTGCAGGAGTCACCGACTGGATTTGGGCGGCCCGATGGTTTCAGCCAATGTACTGGTCAGAGTTTGGGAACGCATTCGGAGAAGGGAGCAGTCCGCCGGCCAACCAGACGGGATGGTACTTCGGCTACAGGATACGAACGAGACCTGGAATCGTTTTAAGCGGTTTTTTGGACCGTTTTCGTTTTCCGGAACCGCGGGGGCATGACACCCTTGCATCGGATGGATGGGAGACCGCCGCTAGTGCAAGCTATCGACCGTTCAGAACTTTCAATATTCACGCGACATTTCGGTACAAGGAACGGTCCGGAGAAACAGAAGCAAATGATGTATTCGGCCGGGCATTCCGGGTTTCCACCAGCGAATACCGATACTCCGGCAGAATACGGCTTCAATGGCGGGTGCGCCCGAATGTACTGCTGTTGACATGGCTGGATCGATCGGAAACCGCCTCAACGGCTTCCTCCCGTTCTTCCGGGGTATCACTCAGCCAGGTTTTCCGATGGCAGGTTCATGAATCCGTTCAGCTGGATATCAGCCGATCGGTATTTGAAACCGATGATTTCTCTTCCAGGATTTACATCTATGAATACGGCCTGACGCAAACCATGAATTCACGCATGGTCTTTGGGAAGGGATTGATATCGTCGGTTGTCATACGATACCAGCCGATGAGATGGTTGCTTGCGGAAACACACTTCAGTGTGCTTCGGTACATAGACCGTCCCGCAATCGGATCCGGGAATGAACTAACCGGGGGTCCGGCCAGGTCTCATGCAGGAGTTCAACTCCGGTTACGCTACTGAATGGCAACCATCGGTATCAAACTCGGGCAACCAAAGGCCAGATGATCAGCCGTCTTAAATTTTCCGGATACGGCCGTTCTGAAACTCTGCTTCTCAGGCATCTGAATTGTGGAGCTTTTTGACAAAAGCGGCGTGAACCTCGACAAAAAGCACCTGGCTCAACTGTTCAATTCTGAGGGCGACTCTCTTTTTCCCGCGCCACTCAACCCAAACACCTTCACTTCCCTTCAATGGGCCATCAACCACTTCAACCGGATCCCCTTTGAAAAAGTCGGTCTCCTCGACTTCAAATGCGTCCGGCCCGGCCAAAATCTTGCGAATCATCTCTATCTGTTCATCACGTATCGCTGCCGGCGCTCCATTAAACCCTACCGTCCGCGCCACGCCATCAATCTGCACCGCATGATATAGATTGTTTTGGGAGGTCCGAACAAACACATAGCTGGAGAAGAGAGGCACCTCGACTTTTTTCTTGCGATCACTCCATTGGCGCACAACGGATTGCATTGGAAGCCAAACATCGAATCCGGCCTCTCTCAAGCGGTCTTCTACCTTCTTCTCAAACTTCGGCCTGGTATACAGGGCATACCATTTCGGTTCCATAGCGTCTAAACTCATGATATTTGTTGCGTTCAGCTCATCGCAAAATAGGGGAATAATCGAAAAAAAACCAAGCAGCGATGCTGTCCGGGTTTCCCATTTTCCGGGTCAGTGCCAAATTACCAGGATTCAATCCGTCATATCCTGAAGGCAAGCAAAATATCAAGATTCCCATGTCATGAGGATTTGCAGGCAAACAGCCTGTCACACCACAAAAAAGCAGCAAGCAATCAGCCGGTCCGTAGCGGGATGATCATCCGGCATAAATGCAAACCAGGACCTGAGGCATGGACCCTTCATCGGAATTATTTCATATTGATGCTTCATCCCTTATCTTGTAAAGATATAACGAGTCAATGTAATTCTATTCTGTTTCAGTTTCTCTATGGGCAAACGAACCCTGGTCACTTCCGCACTACCGTATGCAAATGGCCCTATTCACCTCGGACATCTTGCCGGCGCTTATCTTCCGGCCGATTTTTATGTGCGGTTCAAGCGCATGCGCAACGAAGATGTTGTCTTCATTTGCGGGTCGGATGAACACGGTGTTCCCATCACCATAGCCGCCGACAAGGAAGGGGTCACGCCGCAGGATATCGTCGACCGGTATCACGAGATGAACAAAAAAACGTTCGCTCAGTTCGGGATTACGTTTGATTATTTCGGCCGAACCAGCTCACCGGTTCATCATGAGACATCACGTGATTTTTTCGAGGTCCTGAATGAGAAGGGAGTTTTTAAAAAGAAGACGGAGACGCAGCTTTTCGATGAAAAAGCCGACATGTTTCTGCCTGACCGTTACGTCAAGGGCACCTGTCCACATTGTGATTACGGGGAGGCTTTCGGTGACCAGTGCGAAAAATGTGGCACATCGCTTTCTCCGTCCGATCTGATCGAACCCCGCAGCATGGTTACCGGCGAAACGCCGATTTACAAAGAGACCGAACACTGGTTCCTGCCGCTTGGTGATTTTCAGGATGACCTGCAGAAATGGCTGGACAGCACGGAGAACTGGAAGCCCAACGTGATGGGCCAGGTGAACAGCTGGCTCACGCTTGGCCTGGGGGACCGCGCCGTTACCCGGGATCTGACCTGGGGCGTGCCTGTACCACTGGAAGGTGCTGAAGGCAAGGTGCTCTATGTCTGGTTTGATGCGCCTATAGGTTACATTTCCGCAACCAGGGAGTGGGCGCGGGAGAAAGGCGAACCCGACCTCTGGCAAAAGTACTGGCGTGACCAGGATTCCGATCTGATTCATTTCATCGGCAAGGACAACATCGTTTTCCACTGCATCATGTTCCCATCGGTGTTGATGTCGTATGACGGATATGTGCTGCCGAAAAACGTACCCGCCAACGAGTTCCTGAATCTGGAGGGGAAAAAGCTCTCCACTTCCCGGGGCTGGGCGGTATGGCTGCATGAATACCTCAAGGATTTCGAACCTGACCTGCTCCGGTATGTGCTCGGAACCGGGCTGCCCGAAACCAGGGATGCCGATTTTTCCTGGAAATATTTCCAGGATCATGTGAACGGAGAACTGGCGGACATTCTGGGCAACTTCGCTTTCCGAACACTTTCATTCACCAGCCGCTATTTCGATGGCAAGGTACCGCAACAGGGGCCTCTAGCCGATGAGGACCGAAAGGTGCTTGCAGAAATCACCCGGCTTAAAGAAGAGGTGGAAACGTGCTACGAAACGTTCCATTTCCGCGATGCGATCCAGAACAGCATGAAGCTGGCCCGTGCCGGGAACAAATATTTTACGGAAATGGAGCCCTGGCACCTTCGCAAAAACAATCCGGAGCGTTGTGCCACCGTTTTAAATGTCTGTTGCCAGATTACCGCGGCCCTTTCGATTCTTTTTGATCCGGTAATACCGGACGCATGCAAGAAACTGCGCACCTCCCTGCACATCGAAAAAGCGGGGTGGGATGACATCGGAGAACAGACCCTCGAAGCCGGCAACCCGGTAGACAAAGGCGAAATCCTTTTCGTCAAGCTGGAAAACGAAGTCATCGAGAAGCAGTATCAAAAACTTGAAGAGCAGACCGAGAAACTGGAAGCCGAACAACCGAAACTGGACCCGTTGAAAAACACCATCACGTTTGAGGACTTCAGCAAGCTTGACCTGCGTGTCGGTGAAATACTTATGGCAGAGCCGGTTCCAAAATCAGAAAAATTGCTTAAGGTCACTGTAGATATCGGGTTGGAAAAACGAACCATCATGGCAGGAATCGCACAACATGTCAGGCCTGAAGACCTGCCGGGCAAGAAAGTAACGGTCGTTGCCAATCTCAAACCCCGAAAAATGCTGGGCACACCCAGCGAAGGAATGATCCTTATGGCTGAAACTCCGGATGGAAAACTGAAGTTTCTGTCATCTGATGCCGAAAATGGAAGTATCATTTCCTGATTGTTCCAACACCACATAAATAACAGCTTTTATACATAATACGTGTTTCGTAACGGAGACCATATAACCGGCCTGTCCACGAGAGTATCCCCTGTGTGGGGCGCTCAGCAGAAAGAGGATTTTTGCCTGTTTCGCTTGTACTGCCCGAAGGCGGTCCGCATAGATCTCGTCCTTTTCGAGTGGTACGACCAGAAAAAGGGCAGGGAATATGCCATGGATAAACTTGATGACGGCAACTGGCACCTCAAGCTCCCCGGCCGACAAACCGGCAAATATTACGCTTTTCGTATTGAGCATCCCGATCACATTCCGGGGCTGCTACACACCGACGAATTGATTGCCGACCCATGGTCCGAGCAGGTGACTACTGTAAACCACTTCCGCCAGTACGCCCGTAGCCGAATTGCCGAACCCGTGCCTTTTGACTGGGAAGGCGACACCTTCATTATCCCGCCGGAGCAGCGCGACCTGGTGATATACGAAGCTCATGTCAGGGATATGACTGCGCACCCATCCTCCGGAGCAAAATCACCGGGCACCTACCTGGGACTGACCGAGCGGGGCATCACCGGTGGTATCAGCCATCTGAAACGCCTCGGCGTGAATGCGGTTGAACTGCTTCCTCTCCAGAAGTTCGCGGGCTTTGAACCTCCGTATCACAAAAAGACTCCCGAAGGGTATTACAATACCTGGAACCCGTACAGCCGCAATTACTGGGGCTACATGACCAGCTTTTTCTTCGCCCCTGAAACCCTGTACGCCACCGGTGGAAGCAACCGGCCCGGAGAGATAACCGGAGATCCTGAAGCCGCTTCACTGGAGCTCAAGACGATGGTCAGGGAACTGCACAAAGAGGGCATCACGGTGATTATGGATGTGGTTTACAACCATGTATCGCAGTATGACCTGAATCCGCTGAAGCATCTGGATCTTTCGGACTTTTTCCGAACGGACGCCCACGGGAACCTGACCTCCGAGAGCGGCTGCGGAAACGACCTGCGTACCGAGTCGCCCTACATCCGGGAAATGATTATCTCCTCGGTTCTCTGGTGGATGAAGGAGTACCATATAGACGGATTCCGCTTTGACCTGGCCAACCTGATCGATCGTGACACCATTGCCGAAATTCGTCACGAAGCGCAGAAAATCAATCCGAACGTCCTGTTGATTGCCGAACCATGGGGCGGCGGATACGACCCGACCGGCTTCTCGGGTTTTGGATGGTCCGCTTGGAACGACCAGATCCGCAACGGCGTCAAAGGGTTTGATCCGGTGCATTCGCCGGGGTTCATCTTCGGGAAATGGCACTATGAAACCAATCGGGAATCACTGGAAAACTACGTCCGGGGCACCCTGCTTCACGAACCGAACGGCCGGTTCCACCATCAGGAGCATTCGGTAAACTACCTGGAATCGCACGACGGATACACGCTTGCCGACTTCATACGCATCGCGCTGGATCCCCAAAAAGCGGGAAGACGCTTTGCCAAAAAATCAGAGCTCATAGCGCTCACCGACCGCGAACTCAGAACCTCCCGGCTGGCGGCCCTGTTTCTGATGACTTCCCAGGGAATCCCCATGATCCACTCCGGACAGGAGTGGGGACGTTCCAAATGGATCGACTCCCGCGAGACCAATGATCCCCACCACGGACGGCTCGATCACAACAGCTACGAGAAAGACAACGCGACCAATTACCTCGATTTCACCGAAATCGAACATAACCGGCCGCTGTTCGACTACTACCGCGGCCTGATCCGTATCCGCAAATACTATCCGCAGCTTCGGCTGGCCGACCCCGGCGACATCACCTTCCACTCTTATGAGGATGCGCTGCATCTGACTTTCGAAATCTACAGCCCGAAGATTGCCGCCAACGAGCGCCTGCTCATCAGCCTTAACGGCAATCCGGAAGCGACACACCGGATCACACTGCCCGAGGGTGAGTGGCGGGTGCTGGCAGATCACGAAGCTACCTATCCCGACCAGCCGCGCCGGATCGAATCCGGATCCGTCGAGGTCCCGCCGGTGTCGGGAATAATTTTGCGCCAATCGGTCTCATCCTGACTCTGTACGGCTCAGCGTATTGCACCGCATACGTTTCCGGCTGAAATCCGCTTCGGATCACGTCTTCCCTTACCGTTGGAATCCCCTCCACCCGGACCATTTTTCCCCATTTGACATGTGCCTGTTTTGCCGTCTGCAGATTCCGCGAAAATAAGTTGAATCATTCCAGCGAAATAGGATATTTTAGCTGATCAGTGCAGGTTGGTGAGCGATCCGATCAATAGTGCGGGTCATATCTGGACATAAACGGAGGTCATATTGTCTGAGCACAAGACAGAAAGAGGTAGCTGGAATACCAAATTGGGGTTTGTCCTTGCAGCGGCGGGTTCGGCGGTGGGGCTCGGAAACATCTGGGGATTTCCCACACAGGTTGCCGACAACGGCGGTGCTTCGTTCATCCTTATCTATGTGATCTGCTGTCTGGTTGTCGGGTTGCCTGTGATGATCGCCGAGTTCGCCATCGGTCGCCACACCCGCAGAAACCCCGTCGGCGCTTTTAAAAAGCTTGGAGGCGGGTGGTTCCCTCCTCTCATAGGTTTGTGGGGTGTCATGTGTGGTGTGATGATCCTCTCCTTTTATCTGGTCATTGCCGGCTGGACATTCAGCTTCGTTTTTGAGGAGATATTCCATTTCATGGGCCTCACTGCCGCCGCGCATTGGCTGGCCGATCTTGGCAACGGACCCAAGAACGCCTTTTTCTCCATCTTG
The sequence above is drawn from the Balneolales bacterium ANBcel1 genome and encodes:
- a CDS encoding DUF4835 family protein, yielding MTPISAVANQVFDVTVNVNTSQISTTDYEYLSDFGPMVKEYLETNNWTDERFQEVERIQMSLQIVINSVDNRTFNATMIVSSERPIYNTMQVTPLLVINDNSWTFELGPNHSLRFDPYQYNEIASVLDFYAYLILGLDYDTFSEKGGEEYFRSAQRIADMGQSSGSGWATAGSRRSRHGIISQLLNPNFEDFRLAQYRYHRHGLDLFTQSPDESRDNILEAFDLIHQAQRRTSSTYLLDLLFSAKHREFRAVFMDADTERRLAAYNILTTMDNSRISEYERLQR
- a CDS encoding helix-hairpin-helix domain-containing protein encodes the protein MDLLAHEINPEDFEDEEAFDAYLMELAERFPADLNTAPSETFYLIPGIRHQTVRAILAHRRQTPFQSVDDLRNVSGMDPGDLEALLPWVAVESYSSGRRLVSEIAVEQLFRYQRTIPRAQGYRATSGNSAPYPGSPGRLYHRQSVRGERVSANLTQAKLPGEQLSSRFGPDFTSGHLQVSDIGPMNRLVIGDYSLRFGQGLALWSTASFGKSGTAHSAPRRRTFGITPYRSSGQIRFFRGVAMETDIINPAFKWLTDGRITVTLFHSERRRSAVQTVGDTIRPPSSSPYHRTYSQRSRRHNTKEFVTGGNIRFETDYVRAGITRYTYRLNRPVTPLPGSHIMRGQDHGVNAADFSAEMGPLQVFGEFALRDANADNTRWSQRSAWTAGISGSFAGVTDWIWAARWFQPMYWSEFGNAFGEGSSPPANQTGWYFGYRIRTRPGIVLSGFLDRFRFPEPRGHDTLASDGWETAASASYRPFRTFNIHATFRYKERSGETEANDVFGRAFRVSTSEYRYSGRIRLQWRVRPNVLLLTWLDRSETASTASSRSSGVSLSQVFRWQVHESVQLDISRSVFETDDFSSRIYIYEYGLTQTMNSRMVFGKGLISSVVIRYQPMRWLLAETHFSVLRYIDRPAIGSGNELTGGPARSHAGVQLRLRY
- a CDS encoding UpxY family transcription antiterminator, with amino-acid sequence MSLDAMEPKWYALYTRPKFEKKVEDRLREAGFDVWLPMQSVVRQWSDRKKKVEVPLFSSYVFVRTSQNNLYHAVQIDGVARTVGFNGAPAAIRDEQIEMIRKILAGPDAFEVEETDFFKGDPVEVVDGPLKGSEGVWVEWRGKKRVALRIEQLSQVLFVEVHAAFVKKLHNSDA
- the metG gene encoding methionine--tRNA ligase — encoded protein: MGKRTLVTSALPYANGPIHLGHLAGAYLPADFYVRFKRMRNEDVVFICGSDEHGVPITIAADKEGVTPQDIVDRYHEMNKKTFAQFGITFDYFGRTSSPVHHETSRDFFEVLNEKGVFKKKTETQLFDEKADMFLPDRYVKGTCPHCDYGEAFGDQCEKCGTSLSPSDLIEPRSMVTGETPIYKETEHWFLPLGDFQDDLQKWLDSTENWKPNVMGQVNSWLTLGLGDRAVTRDLTWGVPVPLEGAEGKVLYVWFDAPIGYISATREWAREKGEPDLWQKYWRDQDSDLIHFIGKDNIVFHCIMFPSVLMSYDGYVLPKNVPANEFLNLEGKKLSTSRGWAVWLHEYLKDFEPDLLRYVLGTGLPETRDADFSWKYFQDHVNGELADILGNFAFRTLSFTSRYFDGKVPQQGPLADEDRKVLAEITRLKEEVETCYETFHFRDAIQNSMKLARAGNKYFTEMEPWHLRKNNPERCATVLNVCCQITAALSILFDPVIPDACKKLRTSLHIEKAGWDDIGEQTLEAGNPVDKGEILFVKLENEVIEKQYQKLEEQTEKLEAEQPKLDPLKNTITFEDFSKLDLRVGEILMAEPVPKSEKLLKVTVDIGLEKRTIMAGIAQHVRPEDLPGKKVTVVANLKPRKMLGTPSEGMILMAETPDGKLKFLSSDAENGSIIS
- a CDS encoding alpha-amylase family glycosyl hydrolase, which encodes MWGAQQKEDFCLFRLYCPKAVRIDLVLFEWYDQKKGREYAMDKLDDGNWHLKLPGRQTGKYYAFRIEHPDHIPGLLHTDELIADPWSEQVTTVNHFRQYARSRIAEPVPFDWEGDTFIIPPEQRDLVIYEAHVRDMTAHPSSGAKSPGTYLGLTERGITGGISHLKRLGVNAVELLPLQKFAGFEPPYHKKTPEGYYNTWNPYSRNYWGYMTSFFFAPETLYATGGSNRPGEITGDPEAASLELKTMVRELHKEGITVIMDVVYNHVSQYDLNPLKHLDLSDFFRTDAHGNLTSESGCGNDLRTESPYIREMIISSVLWWMKEYHIDGFRFDLANLIDRDTIAEIRHEAQKINPNVLLIAEPWGGGYDPTGFSGFGWSAWNDQIRNGVKGFDPVHSPGFIFGKWHYETNRESLENYVRGTLLHEPNGRFHHQEHSVNYLESHDGYTLADFIRIALDPQKAGRRFAKKSELIALTDRELRTSRLAALFLMTSQGIPMIHSGQEWGRSKWIDSRETNDPHHGRLDHNSYEKDNATNYLDFTEIEHNRPLFDYYRGLIRIRKYYPQLRLADPGDITFHSYEDALHLTFEIYSPKIAANERLLISLNGNPEATHRITLPEGEWRVLADHEATYPDQPRRIESGSVEVPPVSGIILRQSVSS